CTCCAAAAACCGGCTCTGACTTAGCGGTTATAAGTCTTTCACCAACACCAAAAGCATCCACCTTTGCTCCTTGACTGAGAACATCTCTTATAATGTACTCATCAAGAGAATTTGAAATAACTATCTTACAGTCTTCATACCCAGCTTTATCTAGTATTTCTCTACATTTCTTAGTTAAATATGTTATGTCCCCGCTGTCTATTCGAATCCCTTTTGGCCTATGTCCTTGAGGCTTTAATATTTGGTCAAAAACCTTTATAGCATTTGGTAGACCAGATTTTAAAACATTATAAGTGTCAATTAAAAGAGTGCAGTTATCTGGATAGGTTTTAGCCCAAGCAGCAAAAGCTTCGTATTCGTTTGAAAATAGCTGTACCCAACTGTGAGCCATAGTTCCAGAAGCAGGAATACCAAACATCTCTTCAGCAATTGTACAAGCTGATGATGAACAGCCGCCTATGATAGCAGCACGTGCTCCGTAAATTGCACCATCATAGCCCTGGGCTCTTCTTGAACCGAATTCCATAACTGGCTTGCCTTCAGCAGCTCTGCATATTCTATTGGCCTTAGTTGCTATTAAAGTTTGGTGATTGACCGTAAGAAGTATCATCGTTTCAACAAACTGTGCCTGTATTACAGGGCCTCTTACTAATACTAGCGGCTCATTTGGGAAGACAGGATTTCCTTCTGGTATCGCCCACACATCGCAGGTAAATTTGAAATTTCTTAAATAGTCTATGAATTCTTCTGAAAAAATATCCTTCTGCTCTAAATATTCTAGGTCATCTTCCGTGAACTTTAGGTTAGACATATACTCTACAAGTTGTTGGACTCCAGCCATAATGCAGTACCCACCGCCGTCTGGAACTCTTCTAAAAAACATATCAAAGTAGGCTATTTTATTTCCTACATTATTATCTAAATAACCGTTAGCCATTGTAAGCTCATAAAAATCTACAAGCATGGTAAGGTTTCTTTCGTTTCTAACATTGAAGTTTTTTATGTATTCCATTATAATTCTCTCCTATGCTATGTACTTGCTAGTGCTATATCTACTCTAAAAAGTTAACTTTTTAACTTTTTAGGTGAAAGCTTTAACACTATTAATAAATTACAATACAATTTTTGCTA
The genomic region above belongs to Clostridium swellfunianum and contains:
- a CDS encoding nicotinate phosphoribosyltransferase, with protein sequence MEYIKNFNVRNERNLTMLVDFYELTMANGYLDNNVGNKIAYFDMFFRRVPDGGGYCIMAGVQQLVEYMSNLKFTEDDLEYLEQKDIFSEEFIDYLRNFKFTCDVWAIPEGNPVFPNEPLVLVRGPVIQAQFVETMILLTVNHQTLIATKANRICRAAEGKPVMEFGSRRAQGYDGAIYGARAAIIGGCSSSACTIAEEMFGIPASGTMAHSWVQLFSNEYEAFAAWAKTYPDNCTLLIDTYNVLKSGLPNAIKVFDQILKPQGHRPKGIRIDSGDITYLTKKCREILDKAGYEDCKIVISNSLDEYIIRDVLSQGAKVDAFGVGERLITAKSEPVFGGVYKLAAVEDENVIIPKIKISENEEKITNPGFKKIYRIFEKKTDKAIADLITLHDETIDESLPLEIFNPVYTWKRKKLKNYYVKDLLVRIFDKGVPVYESPTVMEIKDYAKQETEKLWTEVLRFENPHTFYVDLSTKLWKLKQSLLHQYSDVYEE